The DNA sequence GCCGGGTCAAGAGGCGAGGAACCAACACCATCGAACATGTGTCCGATACTAATCGACCCCCCCGACAACCCCACCCAACGACACGGCCAGAAGCAAGAAATCACCCACAACCCGCAGGTCCCCACTGGAATCCGAAGAGCCGCGTTACAACCGTCAATCAACCGATTGGCCAAGGCGGAGTAGAGCAAGCCCGCACGCGCTCACAAAACGTGAGGCACCGGGCACCGCTTCGCGCTCACTTTTGTGTGAGGCACCACGCCCCCCGGAGCGTCACCCCCGTTCCCCGATCAACCCGTGGCAGCCGCGCCCTTGACACGCGACGGGTCGACCGGGATGCCGGGGCCCATCGTGCTGGAGACGGTGATCGACCTGACGTAGCGGCCCTTGGCGCTCGCGGGCTTGGCACGCAGAACCTCGTCGATCGCGGCAGCGTAGTTCTCCGCAAGCGCCTGCTCGCTGAACGACTTCTTGCCGATGACGAAATGCAGGTTCGCGTGCTTGTCGACACGGAACTCGATCTTCCCGCCCTTGATATCCGCGACGGCCTTGGCGACGTCCATGGTCACGGTGCCCGTCTTCGGGTTTGGCATCAGGCCGCGGGGCCCAAGGACCCTACCGAGCCGCCCGACCTTGCCCATCAGGTCCGGCGTCGCGACGGCTGAGTCGAAGTCTGTCCAGCCCCCGGACACCTTCTCGATCATGTCGTCGCTACCGACGAAGTCCGCGCCGGCGGCACGAGCCTCCTCGGCCTTCTCTCCCGCCGCGAACACCAGAACCCGGGCGGTCTTGCCAGTGCCATTGGGCAGATTGACCGTCCCGCGAACCATCTGGTCCGCCTTCCGAGGGTCGACACCCAGACGTATCGCACACTCCACAGTGGCGTCGAACTTCTCCTTGCCGGCTTCCTTCGCCAGCCGCATCGCCTCCGCGGGGCTGTGCAACTTGGTCTTGTCGACGACCGCTACGGCGGCCTTGTAGTTCTTGCTGCGCTTCATCTCTGCTCTCCTTCGCAGTTGTGGTCATCGGGCGACGCTGGCCCTGCCACTGACGGCCCCGGACGATCCGGCGGCCGTACACTCACCGATCAGTCGGCGACCGTCACGCCCATCTGGCGCGCTGTACCTTCGATGATCTTCATGGCGGCATCCACGTCGTTGGCGTTGATGTCCGGCATCTTGATCTCAGCGATCTTGCGCACCTGGTCCCGGGTAACCGAACCCACCTTGACCCGCTGCGGCTCACCGGAGCCTTTGCTGATTCCGGCGGCCTTCAGCAGCAGCTTGGACGCGGGTGGGGTCTTGGTCACGAAGTCGAACGAGCGATCTTCGTAGACGGTGATCTCAACCGGGATGACCTCGCCGCGTTGCGACTCGGTGGCCACGTTGTACGCCTTGCAAAACTCCATGATGTTGACGCCGTGCTGGCCCAGCGCCGGACCGACCGGAGGAGCCGGATTCGCCTGGCCAGCTGTGATCTGGAGCTTGATCAGCGCCGAGACCTTCTTCTTCTTCTTCTTGGGAGCCATTGGTTTCCTTACCTGATAGCTGGATCTAGGTCCGCTCGACCTGATCGAATCGCAGTTCCACCGGCGTGTCACGGCCGAACAACTCGACCATGGCGGTGAGCTTCTGAGCCTCGGCGTTGACCTCCGAGATCGTGGCCTGCAACGTGGCGAAAGGCCCGTCGATGACGGTGACCACATCCGAGACGTCGAAGTCCGTGACGATGGCTGGCTGAGCCGCCACACCGCCGCCGGTACTCACTGAACCCGCGGCGACCGCTGTCTTGGCCGTCTCGGGCGGCTTCAGCATGTGGACGACCTCGTCAATGGTCAACGGATGCGGGTTCTGCGCGCTGCCAACGAACCCGGTGACGCCGGGGGTGTGCCGGACGGCTCCCCACGTCTCCTCGTCCAAGTCCATGCGGACCAGAACGTACCCGGGCAGCTTGATTCGCCTAACACGCCGCTTCTCGCCCTTGCGGAACTCGGTGACCTCGTCCTCTGGGACCTCGACCTGAAAGATCCGGTCCTCGAGGTTCATCGTCTCGCGTCGCCGTTCGAGGTTGGCCTTGACGCGCTTCTCGTAGCCAGCGTAGGAGTGGATCACGTACCACTCGCCGGGCTGCATGATCAAGGACTCGTGCAGGTCAGGCTCCGCCGACTCAAGCACGTCCACGTCGACAGCGCCCTGTAGCGCCTCAGGCTCCGCCGACTCTTGCGCGAGATTCTCGACGGTCTCCTGCGGCACGTCAGCCTCGACGGTCTCCTGCGACACGTCAGCCTCCGCCAGGAACGGATCGATCTGGTCCGACACTTTTCTCAATTCCCTTCGTGACGACGACTACTCGCCGCCGCCTCCGAACGTGAACAGCACTCCCTTACCGAAAACGAAATCCAGCAGAGCCACGATCCCGGCCATCGCCAGCACGAAGACGATGACGACCCCGGTGTACGTGATCAGTTCCTTACGCGTCGGCCAGATGACCTTGCGCAGTTCCGCCATGATCTCGCGCACGAACAAGGACAGCCTGGCGATCAGGCCGAGCTTCTTGTCGGTCTTCGCGGTTTCCGCTTCGCTCACAAACCCTCCACTGCGGACCAGCTCACTGTGGCCAGCTGGCATCTGCTACGCCCCGCGCACGCGGGACTCGAGCAGGGCCGGAGGGACTTGAACCCCCAACCGCCGGTTTTGGAGACCGGTGCTCTCCCAGTTGAGCTACGACCCTTCAACGTCCGGTTCCCGCCCGACTGGTCGGACAATCACCTCGGGCCGTGCACAGCCTCCCTGGGCAGGCTCGCGCGACGGCTCAACGCCGAAGTCGAGTGTAGGCGCACGCGCCGACCTGGGTCCAATCCCCTAGCGGCCAGCTTCGATTCTGCCCCCGAACCGCACCGAAGGGACATCGGGCCGGGGACCCGAACGGGGTGATTCGCCCGGTCGTCGGAGTCGCGGCAGGCGATCACGCCCCGGCGGACTTGGAGCCCGCGCGGGCCCCTGTCAAGATTGGCGCCATGGTGTCCAACACGAGAATCTCCCATCGCATCGGCTCGATCACAGAGTCAGCCACGCTAGCTGTCGACGCCAAGGCCAAAGCTCTGCGGGCGGCGGGACGCCCGGTCATCGGGTTCGGCGCGGGCGAACCCGATTTCGCCACCCCCGACTACATCGTCCAAGCCGCCATCGCGTCCGCGCGCGATCCGAAGTCCCACCGCTACAGCCCGGCCGGGGGCCAGCCCGCGCTGAAAGAAGCGGTGGCTGCCAAGACCGCCCGAGATTCAGGTCTGGTCGTGCCCGCATCACAGGTCGTGATCAGCAACGGCGGCAAGCACGCCCTGTTCAACGCCTTCGCCACGATCATCGACCCGGGCGACGAGGTGCTCCTGCCGTCGCCGTATTGGACGACCTATCCGGAATCAATCCGACTGGCCGGCGGCGTCCCGGTCGATGTGCCAGCGGACGAGTCCACCGGGTACCGGGTGTCTGTCGAGCAACTCGACCGGGCCATCACCGACCACACCAAGGCGCTGGTGTTCGTCTCGCCGTCCAACCCCACGGGTGCGGTGTATTCCCCAGCCGAGGTCGAGGCGATCGGGCAATGGGCGGTGGAGCGCGGCCTTTGGGTCATCACCGATGAGATCTATGAGCACCTCGTGTATGGCGACGCCGAGTTCTCGTCCATGCCGGTCCTGGCACCGGACCTGCTCGACCGCTGCATCGTCGTCAACGGAGTCGCCAAGACCTATGCCATGACCGGGTGGCGCGTCGGTTGGCTCATCGGTCCACCCGACGTCGTCAAGGCCGCGACCAACCTGCAGTCACACGCGACATCGAACGTATGCAACGTGGCCCAAGCCGCGGCCCTCGCGGCGGTGTCCGGGGATCTGGAGGCGGTGGCGTCTATGCGCGAAGCGTTCGACCGAAGACGCCTCACCATGGTCCAGATGCTCAACGAGATACCGGGCATCCACTGTCCAACCCCTGAGGGCGCCTTCTACGCGTACCCGAGCGTCAAGTCAGTGCTCGGCCGCGCGATTCGC is a window from the Candidatus Nanopelagicales bacterium genome containing:
- the rplA gene encoding 50S ribosomal protein L1, yielding MKRSKNYKAAVAVVDKTKLHSPAEAMRLAKEAGKEKFDATVECAIRLGVDPRKADQMVRGTVNLPNGTGKTARVLVFAAGEKAEEARAAGADFVGSDDMIEKVSGGWTDFDSAVATPDLMGKVGRLGRVLGPRGLMPNPKTGTVTMDVAKAVADIKGGKIEFRVDKHANLHFVIGKKSFSEQALAENYAAAIDEVLRAKPASAKGRYVRSITVSSTMGPGIPVDPSRVKGAAATG
- the rplK gene encoding 50S ribosomal protein L11; translated protein: MAPKKKKKKVSALIKLQITAGQANPAPPVGPALGQHGVNIMEFCKAYNVATESQRGEVIPVEITVYEDRSFDFVTKTPPASKLLLKAAGISKGSGEPQRVKVGSVTRDQVRKIAEIKMPDINANDVDAAMKIIEGTARQMGVTVAD
- the nusG gene encoding transcription termination/antitermination protein NusG; the protein is MSDQIDPFLAEADVSQETVEADVPQETVENLAQESAEPEALQGAVDVDVLESAEPDLHESLIMQPGEWYVIHSYAGYEKRVKANLERRRETMNLEDRIFQVEVPEDEVTEFRKGEKRRVRRIKLPGYVLVRMDLDEETWGAVRHTPGVTGFVGSAQNPHPLTIDEVVHMLKPPETAKTAVAAGSVSTGGGVAAQPAIVTDFDVSDVVTVIDGPFATLQATISEVNAEAQKLTAMVELFGRDTPVELRFDQVERT
- the secE gene encoding preprotein translocase subunit SecE, with the translated sequence MSEAETAKTDKKLGLIARLSLFVREIMAELRKVIWPTRKELITYTGVVIVFVLAMAGIVALLDFVFGKGVLFTFGGGGE
- a CDS encoding pyridoxal phosphate-dependent aminotransferase produces the protein MVSNTRISHRIGSITESATLAVDAKAKALRAAGRPVIGFGAGEPDFATPDYIVQAAIASARDPKSHRYSPAGGQPALKEAVAAKTARDSGLVVPASQVVISNGGKHALFNAFATIIDPGDEVLLPSPYWTTYPESIRLAGGVPVDVPADESTGYRVSVEQLDRAITDHTKALVFVSPSNPTGAVYSPAEVEAIGQWAVERGLWVITDEIYEHLVYGDAEFSSMPVLAPDLLDRCIVVNGVAKTYAMTGWRVGWLIGPPDVVKAATNLQSHATSNVCNVAQAAALAAVSGDLEAVASMREAFDRRRLTMVQMLNEIPGIHCPTPEGAFYAYPSVKSVLGRAIRGRTPETSAELAEVILEEAEVAVVPGEAFGSPGYLRLSYALGDEDLVEGIARIAALLG